One stretch of Pomacea canaliculata isolate SZHN2017 linkage group LG1, ASM307304v1, whole genome shotgun sequence DNA includes these proteins:
- the LOC112556836 gene encoding uncharacterized protein LOC112556836 isoform X6 — MKELERERMLRVDTEQRLHEMRVESDSCRARLQALQDEFRKMEEMVQEMLQYKTKIDQLKQEKTNLTVTYENNLQKCRNHISRLERENMMLLNQVKKMESQLHGKGDERDKSRLLLERLKMVEAENSSLVLENEQQRQQYEKCLDQIANQVVQALLAQKTLREECMKLQQRVQDLELQNQQLNHMFQQRVRFPSDSALQHLSCSNSTYVCQTAAGSGEVTSAQFLQGSAASLQSMCSETQMFDDSPGQPQMSTPPPWLRDRLELLPLDDDVSLSSSSSGSPSSPTTPATFQDRPTISMSAILVPGMTTKIETEFPATNSSPKVKRINVFERGTRSLERRRGGFAPLSYAAGPGRGNSGSVRLQRKTRLHQVSSDAQTGIPHLQNGVQLVTGGKQAKPKADVPESATVSPRLFCQGVEGLTKLATPGASSSADHAVGGQPNVAADSTSKLLNFSSLIIDKVKLRRKNSAASGDDAVHAAYCTPMRNSLPPSVPFHSQYYYDYSDEDSDSRPVSRICSSASTVSLSELLDTSGEAELPLDEDFFSDWSSVYLSPQHKLSNRPSNIHSLSVQEPSPCSQENGLQKTLEAQGEITVSESSSEKKKCTESKAAPIADCEPSSYRKPEAPRSACKTSLGTSEGPRVKDCRDLNTIAAARVDIVNCMAGNSKSSSNAFDSGQGISEAMSSTHDTLVKQTESPSEKGAASKNVKAEKAEVNTVSVFKSVTEVQLPTKQTGVLLNGSTLNLKAGLRDCSPSNTSQHFVENASPQVTEARDGCVKARDKNVESNCSIRNDIPFCRDLVTSVISCDALGTTTKLKSQPLTGEEKSRVCRPDHLILAPADKHFNFHGFTSSSSCSSEENSSLIFLPTKHIRGTSPPGVCGAKESSEASPLYNPDSAKANKIPPPVPQKPSRISPDAATKSVPQVVLPKGSLAAGDPGGSVCGSETVGKFPASTTLTVGFMTCPQMQIQHLSSDDHDSVQDFVNLLVKDMKERVARHTEWSTISSSTSSTTTTVSSAGTLAYCKSLDSSFESLRAERSGSKDDGYSTMSSDIHPNAMDRYAFPDSSGGKPSVEGTSSGKKVSEREQSHMQEGASISMRDKSFETSDQDSAMETSTHSMDTRTSSQSLSSQVSSSSGDNALSPVSKVTRMARFFEEEAGKTCRSNQQRPGSCALSSPLSPTLSSVGTPDSSLCLSPSSSQSPCSVVQPSIPCTMAMRSSLHSFVPQSGESGLSYAGVHSPLSVPFHSPASSGKVHLQRTQDELKCEPGPLQSGLPHPHTASSSDSSTPSDVLVACPLNDKQLQSSPDILQYQLHSVCDSVRLLPSPNLSLPMNSTSRRENVMSWPPCKQNTSLAGLSSNRSHTDNPSASAHWEPALLHVSEEKFLDDIPEESSDEWENLYVRTFQEQQQQQQQQQQQAHKSLHQHFSGTQQQPSSSKMLAGSTTFLTKAKSESNLWEKPQLGSLYDEMMSGSWDSSKVLERSASVSEVDCRSRILCAQERASLQHSADKIFLDETEINQRVAVLLGRTQLGSAEDDLDSETETAQQIMDLKKTLMSKCLPSLPKWKPQETVEKLKKNSTPSPSSIQKMDGISAEDWLLKFTKEEIEKHTSGSLRLDVNMVGEGLGKYFGNRGENERSQTSGESDFCYNSQDSEPIVEGQGPVSAEDADSSECSARSPVEEQKQFNSQFYSLCLVESSRSLSSSVASFDHDHDREHEGDDQFQPPISHPSFLINEIKSKEFDDIARQIASLSRTVDELSRSLNSLNSAGSGGSNQDLRASSLNHNGSEAVSDAGATKQECIDGYHWVDDEFYLTSCGGEVIIGSATFLEEGLHGYCEDGAGEEGGLFHSNDDDDEDDNSDHVGHMDASDDFFTIRMPLNTVLSNNCQFQSKKGLTERELLLNRLTQFRYNSDGQLDQQDTGVDEACMGWRMENSVSHASLSGQERDYAGNSLIDKETRTNLLGSVLASGGESNDSLSSDIGLDHMMCQRLIGRKGKLDVVRIALQKPRPVLDFSKFFIHFGKPEQEAVAAFDFLEDISTSESGSENPSDPMSRRSCNANHVLSKETLLRQAAAAGHLSSACNAPRLFSGSDFTKFCVPKDNAGNMVPQHHPHNDTYQCQPQVHLGHHHHQQQQVERRRTLDTPKDGGATTSSTPPLRRRKMRQRRRRAELRLASNRGGDGLSPKSGAVKTRTGTKAIRSRRGERMHGEWPDLKQAEPAMSTLSLSSDSCCDGSSSSSSPSVTDLTKF; from the exons GATGGAGGAGATGGTGCAGGAGATGCTACAGTACAAGACCAAGATCGATCAGCTGAAGCAGGAGAAAACCAACCTGACAGTAACATACGAG aataactTGCAGAAATGCCGGAATCATATCAGCAGgttagagagagaaaacatgATGCTGCTGAATCAGGTGAAAAAGATGGAATCTCAG CTTCATGGCAAGGGGGATGAGCGAGACAAGTCCCGGCTGCTGCTGGAGCGGCTGAAGATGGTGGAGGCAGAGAACTCAAGCTTGGTGCTGGAGAATGAGCAGCAGCGCCAACAGTACGAGAAGTGCCTGGACCAGATTGCCAACCAAGTGGTGCAAGCTTTGTTGGCACAGAAG ACATTGCGGGAGGAATGCATGAAACTGCAGCAGAGAGTACAAGATCTTGAGCTGCAGAACCAGCAGCTGAACCACATGTTCCAGCAACGTGTACGGTTTCCTTCCGATTCAGCCTTGCAG CACCTGTCTTGTAGCAACAGTACGTATGTGTGTCAGACAGCTGCAGGCTCAGGAGAGGTGACTAGTGCTCAGTTTCTGCAGGGCAGCGCAGCCTCATTGCAGAGCATGTGCAGTGAGACA CAGATGTTTGATGACAGCCCTGGCCAACCACAAATGAGCACCCCACCACCATGGCTGAGAGACAGGCTGGAATTGTTACCTCTAGACGATGATGTCAGCCTGTCAAGTTCTTCCAGTGGCAGTCCCTCCTCACCCACTACTCCTGCTACCTTCCAGGACCGGCCCACCATTTCAATGTCAGCCATTCTAGTTCCTGGCATGACCACAAAGATAGAGACAGAGTTTCCTGCGACCAATTCCAGCCCCAAAGTCAAACGAATTAACGTGTTTGAAAGGGGCACACGGTCGTTGGAGAGAAGGCGTGGTGGATTTGCTCCCTTGTCATATGCAGCTGGCCCTGGTAGAGGAAATTCAGGGTCAGTGAGACTTCAAAGAAAGACAAGGCTTCATCAGGTTTCTTCTGATGCACAGACTGGAATCCCACATCTACAGAATGGTGTACAGCTTGTGACAGGAGGAAAGCAGGCAAAGCCAAAAGCAGATGTTCCAGAATCTGCCACTGTCTCACCAAGATTATTTTGTCAAGGTGTAGAAGGTTTGACAAAGCTGGCAACACCTGGTGCATCCTCTTCAGCAGATCATGCTGTTGGTGGTCAGCCAAATGTTGCTGCAGATTCTACCAGCAAGCTTCTGAACTTCAGCTCTCTAATAATAGACAAGGTGAAACTCAGGCGCAAGAACTCTGCAGCAAGTGGTGACGATGCTGTGCATGCTGCATATTGCACCCCAATGCGCAATTCTCTTCCCCCTTCAGTGCCATTTCACAGCCAGTACTATTATGACTACAGTGATGAGGatagtgactcacgacctgtctCACGTATCTGCAGCAGTGCATCAACTGTCTCCCTTAGTGAACTGCTGGACACAAGTGGTGAAGCTGAACTCCCGTTAGATGAAGACTTCTTTTCTGATTGGTCCTCTGTATATCTCTCCCCACAGCATAAACTTTCCAACAGACCCAGCAACATCCATTCACTTTCAGTGCAAGAGCCAAGCCCTTGCAGTCAGGAAAATGGGCTTCAAAAGACACTGGAAGCCCAAGGAGAAATCACTGTCTCTGAATCATccagtgagaaaaaaaagtgtacggAGTCAAAAGCAGCCCCTATAGCTGACTGTGAGCCATCatcatacagaaaaccagaggCTCCTCGATCTGCATGCAAGACAAGTCTAGGGACCAGTGAAGGGCCCAGAGTGAAAGACTGTAGAGACTTGAATACTATAGCAGCAGCTAGGGTTGACATCGTAAACTGCATGGCAGGCAATTCCAAATCATCTTCGAATGCTTTTGATTCTGGACAAGGCATCTCTGAAGCTATGTCAAGCACTCATGATACCTTAGTCAAGCAGACTGAGTCACCTTCTGAGAAAGGTGCTGCTTCTAAAAATGTTAAAGCAGAGAAAGCAGAAGTGAACACTGTTTCCGTGTTTAAGTCAGTTACTGAAGTTCAGCTTCCCACAAAACAGACTGGCGTATTGCTTAATGGTTCCACGTTGAACCTAAAAGCAGGGTTGAGAGATTGTAGTCCAAGTAATACCTCACaacattttgtagaaaatgCATCACCTCAAGTCACCGAAGCTAGAGATGGCTGTGTTAAAGCCCGAGATAAAAATGTGGAGAGTAACTGTTCCATCAGAAATGACATACCTTTCTGTCGTGATCTAGTGACTTCAGTCATAAGTTGTGATGCTCTTGGCAccacaacaaaactgaaatcCCAACCCCTGACAGGGGAGGAGAAGAGCAGAGTCTGCCGACCTGATCATCTGATCCTTGCTCCTGCAGACAAGCATTTCAATTTTCATGGATTCACTTCTTCTAGTTCATGTAGCTCAGAGGAAAACTCGTCACTTATATTTTTGCCCACCAAGCATATCAGAGGAACCAGTCCTCCAGGGGTATGTGGAGCCAAGGAGAGTAGTGAAGCCAGCCCTCTATACAATCCAGACAGTGCCAAAGCAAATAAAATCCCCCCACCTGTGCCTCAGAAACCATCTCGCATCAGCCCAGATGCAGCTACAAAAAGTGTGCCTCAGGTGGTGTTACCTAAAGGCAGCCTTGCTGCTGGTGACCCTGGTGGTAGTGTATGTGGCAGTGAAACTGTGGGTAAGTTCCCTGCAAGCACAACTCTCACAGTAGGGTTTATGACTTGTCCACAAATGCAGATCCAACACCTCAGCAGTGATGACCACGACTCTGTGCAAGATTTTGTCAATCTGTTGGttaaagacatgaaagaaaggGTGGCTAGACACACAGAATGGTCCACCATTAGCAGCAGCACTTCCTCTACTACCACAACTGTCTCTAGTGCAGGCACATTGGCATACTGCAAGTCTTTGGACTCCAGCTTTGAAAGCTTGAGGGCAGAACGATCTGGAAGCAAAGACGATGGGTATTCAACCATGTCAAGCGACATTCACCCTAATGCTATGGACAGGTATGCCTTTCCTGACTCTTCAGGTGGCAAGCCATCTGTTGAAGGCACAAGCTCAGGGAAGAAGGTATCAGAGAGAGAGCAGAGCCACATGCAAGAGGGGGCCTCTATAAGTATGAGGGATAAATCTTTTGAAACAAGTGACCAGGACTCAGCCATGGAGACCTCCACCCACAGCATGGACACACGCACATCGAGTCAGAGCCTGTCTTCCCAG GTTTCCTCTTCTTCTGGAGATAATGCTTTGAGCCCTGTGTCAAAAGTGACTCGCATGGCTCGATTCTTTGAAGAGGAAGCTGGGAAAACTTGCCGCAGCAACCAGCAAAGGCCTGGATCATGTGCTTTATCTAGCCCTTTGTCACCTACCCTTTCCAGTGTGGGCACACCAGACAGCTCTCTGTGCTTGAGTCCTAGCAGCAGCCAGTCTCCATGCTCAGTTGTGCAACCCTCCATTCCTTGCACCATGGCTATGAGGTCCTCTCTGCACTCTTTTGTGCCACAGTCAGGCGAATCTGGTCTGTCTTATGCAGGTGTGCATTCCCCTCTGTCAGTGCCTTTTCACAGCCCTGCCAGTTCTGGGAAGGTCCATCTACAAAGAACCCAAGATGAACTGAAATGTGAGCCTGGGCCATTACAGTCTGGCCTGCCTCATCCCCATACAGCATCCAGCAGTGACTCTAGCACACCCTCGGATGTTCTTGTAGCCTGTCCACTTAATGACAAACAGTTGCAAAGCTCCCCTGACATACTTCAGTATCAGCTGCACAGCGTGTGTGACTCAGTCAGGCTGTTGCCATCACCTAATCTTAGCCTGCCCATGAACAGCACTTCCAGAAGGGAGAACGTTATGTCTTGGCCTCCATGTAAGCAGAATACATCTCTTGCTGGTTTATCATCAAATAGATCTCACACAGATAATCCCAGTGCCTCAGCACATTGGGAGCCTGCACTATTGCATGTTAGTGAAGAGAAGTTCCTAGATGACATCCCAGAGGAAAGCAGTGATGAGTGGGAAAATCTGTATGTGCGCACTTTTCAggagcagcaacagcaacaacaacaacaacaacaacaagcacaCAAAAGTCTGCACCAACACTTTTCTGGAACTCAGCAGCAGCCCAGCAGTAGCAAGATGTTGGCAGGTTCAACCACATTTTTGACAAAAGCAAAATCAGAAAGCAACCTGTGGGAGAAGCCACAGCTAGGATCATTGTATGATGAGATGATGTCTGGCAGCTGGGATAGCAGTAAAGTGCTGGAGCGGTCTGCCTCTGTATCAGag GTGGATTGTCGCAGTCGAATTCTGTGTGCTCAAGAACGGGCATCGCTGCAACACAGtgctgataaaatatttcttgatgaaACAGAAATCAACCAGCGAGTGGCAGTGCTCTTAGGAAGAACT CAGCTGGGCTCAGCTGAAGATGATTTGGACAGTGAAACAGAGACTGCTCAGCAGATCATGGACTTAAAGAAAACACTCATGTCAAAATGCTTACCCAGTCTTCCAAAGTGGAAACCACAAGAGACAgttgaaaaattgaaaaag AACTCCACCCCTTCACCATCCTCTATCCAAAAGATGGATGGCATCAGTGCAGAAGATTGGCTGCTGAAGTTCACAAAGGAGGAAATTGAGAAACATACTTCTGGTTCCCTCAGGCTGGATGTGAATATGGTTGGCGAAGGCTTGGGGAAGTACTTTGGCAATAGaggagagaatgagaggagtCAGACTTCTGGAGAATCAGACTTTTGTTACAACAGTCAGGATTCAGAACCCATAGTGGAGGGCCAAGGGCCTGTAAGTGCGGAAGATGCAGATTCCAGCGAGTGTAGTGCTAGATCTCCAGTAGAAGAACAAAAGCAGTTCAACAGCCAGTTCTACAGTCTCTGCTTGGTGGAGTCCAGCAGAAGTCTGTCCTCAAGTGTTGCTAGTTTCGACCACGACCACGATCGTGAGCATGAGGGAGATGACCAGTTCCAGCCTCCCATTTCTCACCCTTCTTTTTTgatcaatgaaataaaatcaaaagagtTTGATGACATTGCACGACAAATTGCCAGTCTGTCTCGAACAGTGGATGAGCTCAGTCGCAGCTTGAACAGCCTTAACAGTGCAGGATCCGGAGGATCCAACCAGGACTTACGTGCCAGCTCTTTAAATCATAATGGCTCTGAAGCAGTCAGTGATGCAGGAGCAACAAAACAA GAATGCATAGACGGATATCACTGGGTGGATGACGAGTTTTACCTCACTTCCTGCGGAGGGGAGGTTATCATTGGCAGTGCCACTTTTCTGGAAGAGGGGCTTCATGGCTACTGTGAAGATGGAGCAGGTGAAGAGGGAGGTCTCTTCCActccaatgatgatgatgatgaagatgataatagTGATCATGTGGGACACATGGATGCCAGTGACGACTTCTTTACTATAAGAATGCCTCTGAACACTGTTCTGTCAAACAACTGCCAGTTTCAGTCTAAAAAAG GCCTTACAGAAAGAGAGCTGCTGCTGAACAGGCTGACACAGTTTCGATACAACAGTGACGGTCAGCTGGACCAGCAGGACACAGGGGTAGATGAGGCATGCATGGGCTGGCGCATGGAGAATTCTGTTTCACATGCCAGTCTTAGTGGTCAGGAGAGAGACTATGCAGGAAACAGCTTGATTGACAAAGAg ACGCGGACAAACTTACTGGGGTCTGTTCTGGCATCGGGAGGGGAGAGCAATGACAGTCTGTCAAGTGATATTGGTCTGGACCACATGATGTGCCAACGCCTCATTGGTCGCAAAG GCAAGTTGGATGTGGTACGAATTGCTTTGCAAAAGCCCCGTCCAGTGCTTGACTTCTCCAAATTTTTCATCCACTTTGGTAAGCCAGAGCAGGAGGCAGTGGCAGCATTCGATTTCCTTGAGGACATTTCGACTTCAGAATCTGGGTCAGAGAATCCCTCTGACCCCATGTCAAGGAGGTCATGTAATGCTAATCATGTGCTGAGCAAGGAAACTCTTCTGCGTCAAGCAGCTGCAGCAGGTCACCTGTCCTCAGCATGCAACGCTCCCAGGCTGTTCTCAGGGAGCGATTTTACTAAATTTTGTGTGCCAAAAGACAACGCAGGCAATATGGTGCCTCAGCACCATCCTCATAATGACACATACCAGTGCCAACCACAGGTCCACCTAGggcaccaccatcaccaacagcaacaggtggagaggaggaggacacTAGATACCCCAAAAGATGGAGGcgccaccaccagcagcacgcCACCATTACGCAGACGCAAAATGCGGCAGAGAAGACGGCGGGCTGAACTGCGGCTGGCATCCAACAGGGGAGGAGATGGGCTGTCACCAAAGTCAGGTGCAGTTAAAACCAGAACTGGCACAAAAGCCATACGAAGCCgaagaggagagagaatgcATGGAGAGTGGCCAGACCTTAAGCAGGCAGAGCCTGCTATGAGCACACTGTCCCTTAGCAGTGACTCTTGCTGTGATGGTAGTTCCTCCTCTTCCAGCCCCAGTGTAACAGACCTGACTAAATTCTGA